A single genomic interval of Phocoena sinus isolate mPhoSin1 chromosome 15, mPhoSin1.pri, whole genome shotgun sequence harbors:
- the CEP250 gene encoding centrosome-associated protein CEP250 isoform X5, with protein sequence MEAAEQARNTLQVGLTEAERNKEALWEKNTHLEAQLQKVEETRAELQADLRGMQDEKEEIQEKLSEAHHQQEAALARVEQLHQEAKRQEEALAREVQEKEALAREKASLEVRLQAVERDRQDLSEQLLGLSSAKELLESSLFEAQQQNSLIEVTKGQLEVQIQTVTQAKEVIQGEVKCLQLELDTERSRAEQARDAAARQLAQAEQEEQAALQQLKSAHEEEVNRLQEKWERERSWHQQELDKALESLEREKMELETRLREQQAETEAMRTQRAEEQAEAESALCQMQLETEKERVSLLETLLQTQKELADASQQLERLRQDMKVQKLKEQETTGMLQTQLQEAQRALEQAAQQHKDNLAALQEEAGTLLQDKIDLQKQVEDMKSQLVSKEDSQRLVDQVQEKLREAQECCRIQKELEREKASLTLSLAEKEQRLLVLQEADSVRQQELSSLRQDMQEAQAGQKELSAQVELLKQEVKEKEADFLAQEAQLLEELEAARVTEQQLQASLWAQETKAAQLQLRLRSTESHLEALAAGQQPGHQAQVQLASLCSVLQQALGSPYERGLELSGGGDSASSLWGPEPDQNGARILFKRWPLQTALSAEAVASALQKLHQDLWKTQRARDDLRDQARKLEQRLTDTEAEKNQIHTELQALQRQLSQNQEEKSKWEGKQNSLESELRELRETVTSFQSRLQQAELQGIEAQNERELLQAAKENLTAQVEHLQASVAEARAQAGAAGVLEEDLRTVRSALKLKIEEVESERERAQALQEQGKLKVAQGKALQENLARLAQTLSEREEEVETLQGKIQALEKQWEMQKAALEVLSLDLKKRTQEVDLQRERIRELEECRSVLEHLPVAVQEQEQKLTLQREQIKELEKDQEAQRNILEHQLLELEKKAQVIESQKGQIEDLKKQLVTMERLALDLEENHHKVECQQKAIEELEGQREMQRVALTHLTLDLEERSQELQVQGSQIQELESQSTLLARELQEKDQEVTSQQDQIKELQRQKEHLTQDLERREQDMVLLKERIQVLEDQRTLQTKILEEDLEQIKLSLRERDRELASQRQLMQERAEEGKGQSKAQRGSLEHMKLILRDKEKELECQQERIQELQEHKDQLEQQLQGLHRKVGETSLLLTQREQKIVVLQRHLQEAREQGELKEQALQGRLDEAHRALAQGARELEALQHQQQQQAQGQEESVKEQAGSLQQALEQAHATPQECQAELEDHKEHAQRLQEELAVERQRVQALEEVLGDLRAESREQEKALLALQQQCAAQAQEREVEARTLRDSWLQAEVMLQERDQELEALRADGQSSQCREEAARVQAEALQKALSKAQATLQEKEQHLLGQAELSRSLEASTATLQAALDSCQAQSRQLEEALRKREGEIEDQDLRHQEAVRQLQEALAQRDEELRHQRRQGQLLEKPLAQRGLEDVTQEKQEPRHEREEEETRGLRESLRQLRWTLAQKEEEILELREARPRKDLEDSPPSHRASPGEELSSTLDSSAPTLQRELERLQVALRQTEAREIEWREKAQDLALSLAQSKASVSSLQEVALFLQASVRERDSEQQRLQDELELSRQALEKERLHNPGLTSRAERGPRGDPGAQLGEVSGAKTEPSPEVEEKQLWEQRLEHLQRAVARLEVDRSRLQHHNAQLRATLEQVERERRKLKRDSLRASRAGVLESGEATAPSPTQQDGRGGQKGSSDARHVAELQKEVALLRAQLALERKQKQDYIARSVQTSRELAGLHHSLSHSLLAVAQAPEATVLEAETRKLDESLTQSLTSPGPVLLCPSPSAAQGASR encoded by the exons ATGGAAGCAGCAGAGCAGGCGAGAAACACTTTGCAGGTGGGCCTGACAGAGGCCGAGAGGAACAAGGAAGCCCTGTGGGAAAAGAACACCCACCTGGAGGCTCAGCTGCAGAAAGTGGAGGAGACCAGGGCTGAGCTGCAGGCAGATCTCAGGGGCATGcaagatgagaaggaagaaattcaAGAGAAACTAAGTGAG GCACATCACCAGCAGGAGGCAGCCTTAGCTCGGGTGGAGCAGCTGCATCAGGAGGCAAAGCGACAGGAAGAGGCGCTTGCCCGGGAAGTCCAGGAGAAGGAGGCTCTAGCGCGGGAAAAGGCGTCTCTCGAGGTGCGGCTGCAGGCTGTGGAGCGGGACCGGCAGGACCTCTCTGAACAACTGCTGGGGCTCAG CTCAGCCAAGGAGCTACTGGAGAGCAGTCTGTTTGAGGCCCAGCAACAAAATTCTCTGATAGAGGTCACCAAGGGGCAGCTGGAGGTCCAGATTCAAACCGTCACTCAAGCCAAGGAAGTAATCCAAG GGGAAGTGAAGTGCCTGCAGCTGGAACTGGACACTGAACGGAGCCGGGCAGAGCAGGCACGGGATGCGGCAGCCAGACAGCTGGCCCAGGCTGAGCAAGAGGAGCAGGCTGCCCTGCAGCAGCTGAAGTCAGCCCATGAGGAGGAGGTGAACCGGCTCCAGGAGAAATGG GAGAGAGAGCGCTCCTGGCACCAGCAGGAACTGGATAAGGCTCTGGAGAGCCTGGAGAgggagaaaatggagctggaaacGAGGCTGAGGGAACAGCAGGCAGAAACGGAGGCCATGCGGACACAGAGGGCAGAAGAACAGGCCGAGGCCGAGAGCGCCCTGTGCCAG ATGCAGCTTgaaacagagaaggagagggTGTCCCTCCTGGAGACACTGCTGCAGACCCAGAAGGAGCTGGCAGATGCCAGCCAACAACTGGAGCGGCTGAGGCAGGACATGAAGGTTCAGAAGTTAAAGGAGCAG GAGACCACTGGGATGCTGCAGACCCAGCTCCAGGAGGCTCAGCGGGCGCTGGAGCAGGCAGCCCAGCAGCACAAAGACAACCTCGCTGCCCTCCAGGAAGAGGCCGGCACCCTGCTGCAGGATAAGATAGACCTGCAGAAGCAG GTGGAGGACATGAAGTCTCAGCTGGTTTCCAAGGAAGACTCCCAGAGGTTGGTGGACCAGGTTCAGGAGAAGCTGAGAGAGGCCCAGGAGTGTTGCCGAATTCAGaaggagctggagagagagaaagccag CCTGACTCTGTCGCTGGCAGAAAAGGAACAGAGACTCCTTGTTTTACAAGAGGCTGACTCTGTTCGACAGCAAGAGCTGAGCTCCTTGCGCCAGGACatgcaggaggcccaggcaggGCAGAAAGAGCTCAGCGCCCAG GTGGAATTACTGAAGCAGGAGGTGAAGGAAAAGGAGGCTGACTTTCTGGCCCAGGAAGCACAGCTGCTGGAGGAGCTAGAGGCAGCTCGAGTAACAGAACAGCAGCTACAAGCTTCCTTGTGGGCCCAGGAAACCAAGGCAGCCCAACTACAGCTGCGACTGCGCAGCACAGAGAGCCACCTGGAGGCCCTGGCAGCGGGACAGCAGCCTGGGCACCAGGCCCAGGTCCAGCTGGCCAGCCTCTGTTCTGTCTTGCAGCAGGCCCTGGGGTCTCCTTATGAGAGGGGGCTTGAGCTGAGTGGTGGAGGAGACTCGGCTTCCTCCCTCTGGGGCCCTGAGCCAG ACCAGAATGGAGCTAGGATCCTCTTTAAGAGATGGCCCCTGCAGACGGCTCTCTCAGCTGAGGCGGTAGCGTCTGCCCTCCAGAAGCTTCACCAAGACCTGTGGAAGACGCAGCGGGCCCGG GATGATCTGAGGGATCAGGCCCGGAAGCTGGAACAGCGTCTCACTGATACAGAGGCTGAGAAGAACCAGATCCACACAGAGTTGCAGGCTCTGCAGAGACAGCTCTCCCAGAACCAGGAAG AGAAATCCAAGTGGGAAGGAAAACAGAACTCCCTAGAATCTGAGCTGAGGGAGCTGCGTGAAACTGTGACATCCTTCCAGAGTCGCTTACAGCAAGCAGAGCTCCAGGGAATAGAAGCCCAG AATGAGCGAGAGTTACTGCAGGCAGCCAAGGAGAACCTGACTGCCCAGGTGGAACATCTCCAAGCATCTGTGGCAGAAGCCAGGGCTCAGGCAGGCGCTGCCGGGGTCCTGGAGGAAGACCTGAGAACTGTGCGCTCAGCACTAAAACTGAAAATCGAGGAGGTGGAGAGTGAGCGCGAGCGAGCCCAGGCCCTGCAGGAGCAGGGCAAGTTGAAGGTGGCCCAGGGGAAGGCTTTGCAGGAGAATCTGGCTCGCCTGGCCCAGACCCTGTCTGAAAGAGAAGAGGAGGTGGAGACTCTGCAGGGAAAAATCCAGGCGCTGGAGAAGCAATGGGAAATGCAAAAGGCTGCTTTGGAAGTGCTGTCCCTGGACCTGAAGAAGAGGACCCAAGAGGTGGATCTGCAGCGAGAACGGATCCGGGAGCTGGAGGAGTGTAGGTCTGTTCTAGAGCATCTCCCCGTGGCCGTCCAGGAGCAAGAGCAGAAGCTGACTCTGCAGAGGGAGCAGATCAAGGAGCTTGAGAAGGACCAGGAGGCGCAGAGGAACATCTTGGAGCATCAGCTTCTGGAACTTGAGAAGAAGGCCCAAGTGATTGAGTCCCAGAAAGGACAGATTGAGGACCTGAAGAAGCAGCTGGTTACAATGGAACGCCTGGCCCTGGACCTAGAGGAAAACCATCACAAAGTGGAATGCCAGCAAAAGGCGATCGAGGAGCTGGAGGGCCAGAGGGAAATGCAGAGGGTGGCTCTGACCCACCTTACACTGGACCTGGAGGAGAGGAGCCAGGAGCTGCAGGTGCAGGGCAGCCAGATCCAGGAGCTGGAGAGCCAGAGCACCCTCCTGGCAAGAGAACTCCAGGAGAAGGACCAGGAGGTGACGTCCCAGCAAGACCAGATCAAGGAGCTGCAGAGGCAGAAAGAGCATCTGACTCAGGACCTGGAGAGGAGGGAGCAGGACATGGTGCTGCTGAAGGAAAGGATTCAGGTCCTGGAAGATCAGAGGACCCTGCAGACCAAGATCCTGGAGGAGGACCTGGAGCAGATCAAGCTGTCCTTGAGAGAACGGGACCGGGAGCTGGCCTCTCAGAGGCAGCTGATGCAGGAGCgggcagaggaagggaagggccAGAGTAAAGCTCAGCGAGGGAGCCTGGAGCACATGAAGCTGATCCTGCGCGATAAGGAGAAGGAGTTGGAATGCCAGCAGGAGCGTATCCAGGAGCTTCAGGAGCACAAGGACCAGCTGGAGCAGCAGCTCCAGGGCCTACACAGGAAGGTGGGGGAGACCAGCCTACTCCTGACCCAGCGGGAGCAGAAGATAGTGGTCCTGCAGCGGCACCTGCAGGAAGCCAGGGAGCAGGGGGAGCTGAAAGAGCAGGCACTTCAGGGTCGGCTGGACGAGGCTCATAGGGCCCTGGCCCAGGGTGCCCGGGAGCTCGAGGCCCTGcagcaccagcagcagcagcaggcccAGGGCCAGGAGGAGAGCGTGAAGGAACAGGCGGGCTCGCTGCAGCAAGCTCTGGAGCAGGCCCACGCCACACCACAGGAGTGCCAGGCTGAGCTGGAGGACCACAAGGAACACGCGCAGAGGCTCCAGGAAGAGCTGGCAGTGGAGAGACAGCGGGTCCAGGCCCTGGAGGAGGTGCTGGGTGACCTAAGGGCTGAGTCTCGGGAGCAGGAGAAGGCTCTGCTGGCCCTCCAGCAACAGTGCGCCGCGCAGGCCCAGGAGCGTGAGGTGGAGGCCAGGACCCTGCGGGACAGCTGGCTGCAGGCAGAGGTGATGCTCCAGGAACGGGACCAGGAGCTGGAGGCCCTCCGGGCAGATGGCCAGTCCTCCCAGTGTCGGGAGGAGGCTGCCAGGGTCCAGGCTGAGGCTCTGCAGAAGGCCCTCAGCAAGGCTCAGGCCACCCTGCAGGAGAAAGAGCAGCATCTCCTTGGGCAGGCAGAGCTGAGCCGCAGCCTGGAGGCCAGCACGGCCACCTTGCAGGCTGCCCTGGACTCCTGCCAGGCACAATCCCGGCAGCTGGAGGAGGCCCTGAGGAAGCGGGAAGGTGAGATCGAGGACCAGGACCTCCGACACCAGGAGGCCGTGCGGCAGCTCCAGGAGGCACTTGCCCAGAGGGATGAAGAGCTGAGACACCAGAGGAGGCAGGGACAGCTGCTGGAGAAGCCTCTGGCCCAGCGGGGCCTAGAGGATGTGACCCAAGAGAAGCAGGAGCCAAGGCacgagagagaagaggaagagacgaGGGGCCTTCGTGAGAGCCTAAGGCAGCTACGGTGGACTCTAGCCCAAAAGGAAGAGGAGATCCTGGAGCTGAGGGAGGCCCGGCCAAGGAAGGATCTGGAGGACTCGCCCCCCAGCCACAGAGCCTCCCCAGGGGAGGAGCTGTCTTCCACACTTGATTCCTCAGCGCCCACGCTGCAGCGGGAGCTGGAGCGACTACAGGTGGCCCTGAGGCAGACGGAGGCCAGGGAGATCGAGTGGAGGGAGAAGGCCCAGGACCTGGCACTGTCCCTGGCCCAGAGCAAGGCCAGCGTCAGCAGTCTGCAGGAGGTAGCCCTGTTCCTGCAAGCCTCTGTCCGGGAGCGGGACTCAGAACAGCAGAGGCTGCAG GATGAGTTGGAGCTCAGCAGACAAGCTCTGGAGAAGGAGCGACTCCACAACCCAGGCCTGACCAGCCGAGCAGAACGGGGGCCCAGAGGAGACCCCGGCGCCCAGCTGGGAGAG GTCTCGGGGGCGAAGACTGAGCCGAGTCCTGAGGTGGAGGAGAAGCAGCTCTGGGAGCAGAGGCTTGAACACCTGCAGCGAGCGGTGGCGCGGCTGGAGGTTGACCGAAGCCGACTGCAGCACCACAATGCCCAGCTGCGGGCCACCCTGGAGCAG GTGGAGCGCGAGCGGAGGAAACTGAAGAGGGATTCCCTGCGAGCATCGCGGGCGGGCGTCCTGGAGAGCGGTGAAGCCACGGCAccgtcacccacccagcag GATGGAAGAGGAGGACAGAAGGGCTCCTCAGATGCCAGGCACGTGGCTGAACTGCAGAAAGAG GTGGCCCTGCTGCGAGCCCAGCTGGCCCTGGAGCGGAAGCAGAAGCAGGACTACATCGCCCGCTCAGTGCAGACGAGCCGTGAGCTGGCGGGCCTGCACCACAgcctctctcactccctcctcGCCGTGGCCCAGGCCCCAGAGGCCACTGTCCTGGAGGCCGAGACCCGAAAGCTGGATGAGTCCCTGACTCAAAGCCTGACATCCCCTGGGCCGGTCCTGCTGTGCCCCAGCCCCAGCGCTGCTCAAGGCGCCTCCAGGTAG